The following proteins come from a genomic window of Chaetodon auriga isolate fChaAug3 chromosome 16, fChaAug3.hap1, whole genome shotgun sequence:
- the plekhh3 gene encoding pleckstrin homology domain-containing family H member 3 isoform X2 gives MPLQGVCWFLCCRQGFSLLGRDYGEKEEEESFELRNKEDLTPNGRSPAEVTVSQPTRTANGTNGHTVSEVSEEMKSLIIEKNKMGLEEEPELLVKGWLLREVRGNWIKQRRYWFVLSQDSLDYYSGPEKGARRLGTLVLTNLCSVIWPDKQTYKETGYWSITVYGRKHCYKLYTKHFNEAVHWACAIQKIIDTKAPVETPTQLLIRDIEENKFHPEVVEHIYQHNPILKYTQGPLYAPLLPFPYGSLEHTYHSGKGYGSVREEAVKLFNCLQQLESAREPVPIIQGVLQTCLDLRPLRDEVYCQLVKQTSYTPAPYTAAHLRYWQLLTCMSCTFLPGPTVLKYLRFHLKRIQSQSPESEMDNYASFISEALEKTKCRECVPSWEEIQMLMSRQEMLCTVHYPGPGSCQLYISSHTTANEVVRRMQEKLSLQESKNTFALYEQNALWEQPVTGSALIADILTSFSTRDSESKSQWRLCFKLYCLLDADSISVDSIEYLLLFEQCHEMVVRGQLPACEEDLQALAALRLQCLMGDFSTHAPCPPLDELFPGHMLEARVLMSLSAPQALPPCQVAAQGCPATQRFPSGLLAGTLWSHTATAAHKQKVEQDMRLRSRLKEEAAAVMGSILERWKGLAGYSRRDSMAAYLTIARQWSGFGCTLYEVDFYISSTGSFSQKLWLGVAATSVSLYRQGEAEALESFPYGQICSYGVSDSNTFKITAGDRDLLFETTKLTEIMQLMNAYFSAIRHQRGKGEDADITKAESTEVGFHHLASTLTPTLLELPSHPV, from the exons gCACACTGTCTCGGAGGTGTCTGAAGAGATGAAGAGCCTGATCATTGAGAAGAACAAGATGGGCCTGGAGGAAGAGCCTGAACTGCTGGTCAAAG GGTGGCTGTTGCGGGAGGTGCGAGGCAACTGGATCAAGCAGCGTCGGTACTGGTTCGTGCTGAGCCAGGACTCCCTCGACTACTACAGCGGACCAGAGAAAGGAGCCCGCAGACTGGGCACGCTGGTCCTCACCAACCTCTGCTCTGTCATCTGGCCAGACAAGCAGACATATAAGGAGACGG gCTACTGGAGCATCACAGTGTACGGGCGAAAGCACTGCTACAAGCTGTACACCAAGCACTTCAACGAGGCTGTGCACTGGGCATGTGCCATCCAGAAGATCATTGATACCAAAGCACCAGTGGAAACGCCAACACAGCTCCTGATTCGAGACATTGAG GAGAATAAGTTCCACCCCGAGGTCGTGGAGCACATCTACCAGCACAATCCCATCCTGAAGTACACCCAGGGCCCCCTGTATGCTCCTCTGCTGCCCTTCCCCTACGGCAGCCTGGAGCACACAT aCCACAGTGGGAAAGGCTACGGCTCGGTGCGTGAGGAGGCCGTGAAGCTCTTCAactgcctgcagcagctggagtcGGCGCGGGAGCCGGTTCCCATCATCCAGGGCGTGCTGCAGACCTGCTTGGACCTACGGCCCCTCCGCGACGAGGTCTACTGCCAGCTCGTCAAGCAGACCAGCTACACACCTGCCCCGTACACCGCCGCACACCTCCGTTACTGGCAGCTTCTCACCTGCATGAGCTGCACCTTCCTGCCTGGGCCCACCGTGCTCAAGTACCTGCGCTTCCACCTCAAGCG GATCCAGAGCCAGAGCCCTGAGTCTGAGATGGATAACTATGCGTCATTCATCAGCGAAGCTCTGGAGAAGACCAAGTGTCGGGAGTGCGTGCCATCCTGGGAGGAGATCCAGATGCTGATGAGCCGACAGGAGATGCTGTGCACGGTGCACTATCCTGGCCCCGGATCCTGCCAGCTCTACATCAGCTCACACACTACAGCCAATGAG GTGGTTCGAAGGATGCAGGAGAAGCTCAGCCTAcaagagagcaaaaacacgtTTGCACTGTACGAGCAGAATGCACTGTGGGAGCAGCCGGTAACGGGCAGCGCTCTGATCGCCGACATCTTGACCAG CTTTTCCACCAGAGATTCAGAATCGAAATCCCAATGGAGGCTGTGTTTCAAGCTCTACTGCCTGTTGGATGCTGACAGCATATCAGTGGACAGCATTGAGTATCTTCTCCTCTTTGAGCAG TGCCATGAGATGGTGGTGCGTGGCCAGCTGCCAGCCTGTGAAGAGGACCTGCAGGCCTTAGCTGCACTGAGGCTTCAGTGTCTGATGGGTGACTTCAGCACGCATGCCCCCTGCCCGCCTCTGGATGAGCTTTTCCCAGGTCACATGCTAGAAGCCCGAGTCCTCATGTCCCTCTCTGCACCCCAagccctccctccctgtcaGGTGGCGGCCCAGGGCTGCCCCGCGACGCAGCGCTTCCCCTCGGGCCTCCTGGCGGGGACGCTGTGGAGCCACACAGCTACAGCAGCGCACAAGCAAAAGGTGGAGCAGGACATGCGCCTGCGGAGCCGGTTGAAGGAGGAGGCAGCGGCCGTCATGGGATCCATCTTGGAGCGTTGGAAAGGTCTGGCCGGCTACAGCCGCAGGGACAGTATGGCTGCCTACCTCACAATTGCACGCCAGTGGTCGGGCTTTGGATGCACTCTTTATGAAGTGGACTTTTATATT aGTTCAACAGGAAGTTTTTCCCAGAAGTTGTGGTTGGGTGTAGCTGCCACATCAGTGTCTCTGTATCggcagggagaggcagaggccCTGGAGTCCTTCCCGTATGGCCAGATCTGCTCCTACGGCGTATCTGACAGCAACACCTTCAAGATCACAGCTGGGGATCGGGATCTGCTGTTTGAAACCACCAAG ctgaCTGAGATCATGCAGCTGATGAATGCGTATTTCAGTGCCATCCGTCACCAGCGAGGGAAAGGGGAAGATGCAGACATCACCAAAGCGGAAAGCACAGAGGTGGGATTCCATCACCTGGCCTCCACACTGACGCCCACCCTCCTGGAGCTGCCCTCGCACCCAGTTTGA
- the plekhh3 gene encoding pleckstrin homology domain-containing family H member 3 isoform X1 produces MPLQGVCWFLCCRQGFSLLGRDYGEKEEEESFELRNKEDLTPNGRSPAEVTVSQPTRTANGTNGHTVSEVSEEMKSLIIEKNKMGLEEEPELLVKGWLLREVRGNWIKQRRYWFVLSQDSLDYYSGPEKGARRLGTLVLTNLCSVIWPDKQTYKETGYWSITVYGRKHCYKLYTKHFNEAVHWACAIQKIIDTKAPVETPTQLLIRDIEENKFHPEVVEHIYQHNPILKYTQGPLYAPLLPFPYGSLEHTYHSGKGYGSVREEAVKLFNCLQQLESAREPVPIIQGVLQTCLDLRPLRDEVYCQLVKQTSYTPAPYTAAHLRYWQLLTCMSCTFLPGPTVLKYLRFHLKRIQSQSPESEMDNYASFISEALEKTKCRECVPSWEEIQMLMSRQEMLCTVHYPGPGSCQLYISSHTTANEVVRRMQEKLSLQESKNTFALYEQNALWEQPVTGSALIADILTRFENFSTRDSESKSQWRLCFKLYCLLDADSISVDSIEYLLLFEQCHEMVVRGQLPACEEDLQALAALRLQCLMGDFSTHAPCPPLDELFPGHMLEARVLMSLSAPQALPPCQVAAQGCPATQRFPSGLLAGTLWSHTATAAHKQKVEQDMRLRSRLKEEAAAVMGSILERWKGLAGYSRRDSMAAYLTIARQWSGFGCTLYEVDFYISSTGSFSQKLWLGVAATSVSLYRQGEAEALESFPYGQICSYGVSDSNTFKITAGDRDLLFETTKLTEIMQLMNAYFSAIRHQRGKGEDADITKAESTEVGFHHLASTLTPTLLELPSHPV; encoded by the exons gCACACTGTCTCGGAGGTGTCTGAAGAGATGAAGAGCCTGATCATTGAGAAGAACAAGATGGGCCTGGAGGAAGAGCCTGAACTGCTGGTCAAAG GGTGGCTGTTGCGGGAGGTGCGAGGCAACTGGATCAAGCAGCGTCGGTACTGGTTCGTGCTGAGCCAGGACTCCCTCGACTACTACAGCGGACCAGAGAAAGGAGCCCGCAGACTGGGCACGCTGGTCCTCACCAACCTCTGCTCTGTCATCTGGCCAGACAAGCAGACATATAAGGAGACGG gCTACTGGAGCATCACAGTGTACGGGCGAAAGCACTGCTACAAGCTGTACACCAAGCACTTCAACGAGGCTGTGCACTGGGCATGTGCCATCCAGAAGATCATTGATACCAAAGCACCAGTGGAAACGCCAACACAGCTCCTGATTCGAGACATTGAG GAGAATAAGTTCCACCCCGAGGTCGTGGAGCACATCTACCAGCACAATCCCATCCTGAAGTACACCCAGGGCCCCCTGTATGCTCCTCTGCTGCCCTTCCCCTACGGCAGCCTGGAGCACACAT aCCACAGTGGGAAAGGCTACGGCTCGGTGCGTGAGGAGGCCGTGAAGCTCTTCAactgcctgcagcagctggagtcGGCGCGGGAGCCGGTTCCCATCATCCAGGGCGTGCTGCAGACCTGCTTGGACCTACGGCCCCTCCGCGACGAGGTCTACTGCCAGCTCGTCAAGCAGACCAGCTACACACCTGCCCCGTACACCGCCGCACACCTCCGTTACTGGCAGCTTCTCACCTGCATGAGCTGCACCTTCCTGCCTGGGCCCACCGTGCTCAAGTACCTGCGCTTCCACCTCAAGCG GATCCAGAGCCAGAGCCCTGAGTCTGAGATGGATAACTATGCGTCATTCATCAGCGAAGCTCTGGAGAAGACCAAGTGTCGGGAGTGCGTGCCATCCTGGGAGGAGATCCAGATGCTGATGAGCCGACAGGAGATGCTGTGCACGGTGCACTATCCTGGCCCCGGATCCTGCCAGCTCTACATCAGCTCACACACTACAGCCAATGAG GTGGTTCGAAGGATGCAGGAGAAGCTCAGCCTAcaagagagcaaaaacacgtTTGCACTGTACGAGCAGAATGCACTGTGGGAGCAGCCGGTAACGGGCAGCGCTCTGATCGCCGACATCTTGACCAGGTTTGAAAA CTTTTCCACCAGAGATTCAGAATCGAAATCCCAATGGAGGCTGTGTTTCAAGCTCTACTGCCTGTTGGATGCTGACAGCATATCAGTGGACAGCATTGAGTATCTTCTCCTCTTTGAGCAG TGCCATGAGATGGTGGTGCGTGGCCAGCTGCCAGCCTGTGAAGAGGACCTGCAGGCCTTAGCTGCACTGAGGCTTCAGTGTCTGATGGGTGACTTCAGCACGCATGCCCCCTGCCCGCCTCTGGATGAGCTTTTCCCAGGTCACATGCTAGAAGCCCGAGTCCTCATGTCCCTCTCTGCACCCCAagccctccctccctgtcaGGTGGCGGCCCAGGGCTGCCCCGCGACGCAGCGCTTCCCCTCGGGCCTCCTGGCGGGGACGCTGTGGAGCCACACAGCTACAGCAGCGCACAAGCAAAAGGTGGAGCAGGACATGCGCCTGCGGAGCCGGTTGAAGGAGGAGGCAGCGGCCGTCATGGGATCCATCTTGGAGCGTTGGAAAGGTCTGGCCGGCTACAGCCGCAGGGACAGTATGGCTGCCTACCTCACAATTGCACGCCAGTGGTCGGGCTTTGGATGCACTCTTTATGAAGTGGACTTTTATATT aGTTCAACAGGAAGTTTTTCCCAGAAGTTGTGGTTGGGTGTAGCTGCCACATCAGTGTCTCTGTATCggcagggagaggcagaggccCTGGAGTCCTTCCCGTATGGCCAGATCTGCTCCTACGGCGTATCTGACAGCAACACCTTCAAGATCACAGCTGGGGATCGGGATCTGCTGTTTGAAACCACCAAG ctgaCTGAGATCATGCAGCTGATGAATGCGTATTTCAGTGCCATCCGTCACCAGCGAGGGAAAGGGGAAGATGCAGACATCACCAAAGCGGAAAGCACAGAGGTGGGATTCCATCACCTGGCCTCCACACTGACGCCCACCCTCCTGGAGCTGCCCTCGCACCCAGTTTGA